ATATTCCCAAAATCACATTGATCTTGTTGTGAATATTCTTGGAATGGTTTCATGGCGTCTCTGTGGCCTGTATGGAGAACCGAATCGGCATCTCAGGCATCACACTTGGACTCTACTTCGAACCATGGCTGGTGAATCGAATCTCCCCTGGTGCATTATTGGCGACTTCAATAACATTCTCAGCAATGAAGACAAGAAAGGTGGTCGCCCATATCCCTCCTCTTTGCTCACGGGATTTCAAGATACTGTCAATGATTGTAATCTCATTGATTTGGAGCTCAAAGGCTACCCTTACACCTGGGAACGAAGCATAGGAGCAGCTAATGCAGTAGAAATCCGTCTAGACCGAGCTATGGTTACTCAATGTTGGTTAGATGTTTTCAAAGAGGTATCCCTTACTAATCTTGGCTTCTCTTCATCTGATCATTCCCCTTTATTTTTGCTTCCTGAATTTACTGCTGCCACTATTTTTTCTTCTCCTTTTCGTTATGAAAATGCATGGCATCGAGAGCCCTTATGCCATCAAATTGTGTCTAACGTCTGGTACTCAAACCCGACTGTAGACATCATGGGAAAAATTGCAATCTGTGGTAAGCAGTTGGCTGATTGGGGTCGAAACTTGACTGGAAATTTCAAGTCTAGGCTGAAAAAAAGTAAGAAACGAATTGCTCAGTATAAACATTCTGCCACCGATTTTGATGCTGAAAATTTTATGGTAGAAAAGAACAATTATTTTGAAATCCTAGCACAGCAAGAACTCTATTGGAAACAACGCTCCAAACAGTTCTGGTTACACTCAGGGGACAAAAACAACCAATATTTCCATGCTACAGCTAGTGCTCGAAAAAGATCGAACCATATTCAACAATTGCAAGATGCTAATGGTTCTTGGCAATGTTGGAATACTGATATGGCAAAGGTGATAAATTAGTATTTTGAGGAACTATTTCAATCCACGGATTCTTTTTCTCCTctaattattgataatgttagAAGCTTTGTCACAATATCTCACAATGAAGCCCTCTTGCAATCGATCCTTGATGAAGAAGTAAAAGTGGCTGTGTTCTCTATGCACCCTGATAAAGCCCCTGGGCCTGATGGCATGGGTCCTGGTTTCTTTCAACACCACTGGGATATTGTTGGTTCGGATGTCACTAATTTGGTGAAAGAGTTTTTTGCAACCGAGGTTTTACCAGAAGGGCTCAATGATACCAATCTTGTTTTGAtttctaaaaagaaaaactttgTTACAATGAGCGATCTTAGACCGATATCATTGTGTAATGTTCTTTATAAGATCATTTCGAAAGTTTTAGCTAATAGAATGAGAGACTTGATTGACTGTATCATCTCTGAAACTCAAAGTGCTTTTATTCCTGGACGCTTGATATCTGATAATGTTATGGTTGCCTTTGAGGTTATGCACTATCTGAAGCGAAAAAGAAGTGGCAAGAAAGGTTTCATGGCTATGAGTAAAGCCTACGATCGAGTTGAATGGAGTTTCCTTAGAGCAATGATGGCTCGTATGGGGTTTGCTAGCAAATGGATTGAGCTTATCATGGCATGTGTCTCTACGGTTCGGTACAGAGTTGTTCATAATGGTCATGTTCTTGATCCTATCTCTCCTTCCAGAGGAATTCGTCAAGGTGACCCACTCTCTACTTACCTGTTCATTATATGTGTTGAAGGCCTCTCTGCTCTAATTCAGAAATTTGAAGCTAATAGACTCATGCAAGGTTGTAAGGTTGCTCAACGTGCGCCCCCAATAACCCACATGTTCTTCGCAGACGACAGTTATTTGTTCAGTCAAGCCACTCAAGGGGCTGCTGGTAGCATCACCAACATGCTTCAACTTTTCAAAAATGCTTCTGGTCAGAAGGTTAATTACTCCAAGTCATCCATATTTTTTAGTCCAAATACTGACATTGCTACCCGTGCATCCATCTGCTCTACTCTCCATATGTCAGAAGCTCTTGAAGGCAGCTTTTATTTAGGCCTCCCAAACATTATAGGCCGTAATAAAAATGCTGTGCTTGGATTCATAAAAAACAAGGTCATATCTCGTATCAACAGCTGGGATGGCAAGTTTTTGTCTTATGCAGGGAAAGAAATTTTACTCAAGACAGTGATCCAATCCCTGCCTACCTATGCTATGAGTGTATTCCTCCTCCCAATTGGTACTTGTAATGAGATTGAGAAACTAATGGCTAGCTTCTGGTGGAAAACTAAATCAAGTAATGGGCGCGGTATTATATGGATGTCATGGGAACGTCTAGCAACTCCCAAAGAAGAAGGTGGTATGGGATTTAGGCATCTCCATGATTTTAATCTTGTTATGCTTGCCAAACAACGTTGGAGATTATTATGTAAGCCTGATTCTCTTGCTGGTAAAGTTTACAAAGCCAAATATTTTCCACATACTGACTTTCTCTCATCCGACCTTGGGAATAACCCAAGCTTTGTGTGGCGCAGTATATGGGGTGCAAAGGACTTGGTTAAGTTAGGGGCTTCTCGGGTCATAGGAGATGGAAAAGAAACAACAATCCTGGGCTTCCCTTGGCTTCCATCTTCCAGCAATAGGTATGTCACTTCTACACATCCTGGACTCATCAACAACACTGTCAACTCCCTTCTGCAAACGAACACAAGCTGCTGGGATATTGAGGCAGTCCGTGACCTTTTTTCTCCTAAGGAAGCTGATCTAATCCTAGCCATTCCTCTTGGTATCAACTCAAGACCCGACAGTTGGGCATGGTCAGCAGATCATCAAGGCACTTACACTGTGCAaagtgttaggttttatgccctaaataaaactccatttcaatgtaatctattttattcaacatcaataaagaaacagaagtacttttcattcatttgtgtatgttttggttcactttatcaattgcttgtgtatttgatttataaattcatcttaaacccttttcacatacttgatcatgtttattgtgctgccatcacattggaaagtaaacatgactatgtgaataaagtttcctagatttatcagacacagggttttactgatatgataatctacaacaagagtttacttgcatttggagaaatgctatgttctttgcagaacattggttaaagtaaagctcaggttggatgcatggagtatgcatcggaagggaccgatattgaactttgacttagatttaattaaacttactgtaaaatctattcaagtcaatatcgccaagttgatcctagatcaaatgttcttaatcctgttatgattaggctcaatcttgaaaggctattcgtgttctttgatttgttagttaagcctatttttaggtcagggtgatacatacatttttggaacacggtagtgcaattgagtgggagcgctagcataaacatggaatctatagcttctatctggcgaatagtaagcaaaggatgatctccttcgagcttgaccaaacaaacataaatggtggagtactcattttacataagctgaaatatcatttatacggggtcaagtgttttaaggataaaatacatagtagggtgttacggtaatctaatccctttacagtgtagatcattcatatagaggatcattgatcacattaggattataacaatggataactaatgatgcgtctatatggtggaacatatagagcattctatatactgagagtgcgattctatgttctatgcgtggattcaacgaagaattaataagttagtgaagtttagtgctaaattcttgatctacttattggaagctcggttatatagacccatggtccccgcactagttgagataatattgtttgtaagactcatgtaattggttttgattaatcaattataattcacaaattagactatgtctatttctgaaattttcactaagtaagggcgaaattgtaaagaaagagttaataggggcatatttgttaattatgatactttgtatggttcaattaattaatatgataatgataatattatttaataattatttatagttattaaatagttagaattgacatttaaatggttgaattagaaaattggcatttttgaaaaaatcagatacaaaagtgttaaaattgcaaaattgcaaaaagcaaggcccaaatccaccaagccatggccggccacttttgtaggcattttaaactgatatttttattattttaatgccaaataatacaaacataaccctagtggaatgctataaatatatagtgaaggcttcaagaaaattacacttctgaatcagaaaaacctgagccttctctctcttccttggccgccaccctctctctctcttcttccttcatatttcgaacttaccttagtgattagagtagtgcccacacacagcaagtaatacctcaatcatagtgaggaagatcgtgaagaaagatcatcaacacaaaggagtttcaacatcaaggattcagagaaagagatacaggttcagatcttgataatactctgctacagaaaggatacaagggttagagatctgaacggaaggagtcatttaattccgctgcacccaatgtaaggtttcttaaactttatacatgtttatttaatcgttttagaaagttcatatttagggtgttaataaacatacttgtgagtagatctaagatcctggtaaaataattccaacaactggcctcagagccatggtaattgatttacttgcaagaaatttggactttaaaacgattgtttgtttgtttttggatggtatcatattgtattgagtgttatttgatgattgattggtgtttgtaaattttcgtgaaaaataattgaatatctgtttctggaattatttttattggatagtatggaaaaaattaagcaagttacttttttacagaactcaatttcgatttaatttgaattagttatgattttttgaagtttcgaaaaaatcggaggtgTACTGAAACCtgcatgcgcgcgcggaaatcatgcacgaCATGATTCCGCCGCACAAACTCGCCCAGATCCCAcccttgcgcgcgcggacgagtatgcacagcatcccgtccgtacagctcgcaattttttcgtttttcttcgttttttcatgctttttcatggaattaacttccgattttttgtgtagttctgtatttatactattactatt
This region of Cannabis sativa cultivar Pink pepper isolate KNU-18-1 chromosome 7, ASM2916894v1, whole genome shotgun sequence genomic DNA includes:
- the LOC115696684 gene encoding uncharacterized protein LOC115696684, with the translated sequence MVSWRLCGLYGEPNRHLRHHTWTLLRTMAGESNLPWCIIGDFNNILSNEDKKGGRPYPSSLLTGFQDTVNDCNLIDLELKGYPYTWERSIGAANAVEIRLDRAMVTQCWLDVFKEVSLTNLGFSSSDHSPLFLLPEFTAATIFSSPFRYENAWHREPLCHQIVSNVWYSNPTVDIMGKIAICGKQLADWGRNLTGNFKSRLKKSKKRIAQYKHSATDFDAENFMVEKNNYFEILAQQELYWKQRSKQFWLHSGDKNNQYFHATASARKRSNHIQQLQDANALLQSILDEEVKVAVFSMHPDKAPGPDGMGPGFFQHHWDIVGSDVTNLVKEFFATEVLPEGLNDTNLVLISKKKNFVTMSDLRPISLCNVLYKIISKVLANRMRDLIDCIISETQSAFIPGRLISDNVMVAFEVMHYLKRKRSGKKGFMAMSKAYDRVEWSFLRAMMARMGFASKWIELIMACVSTVRYRVVHNGHVLDPISPSRGIRQGDPLSTYLFIICVEGLSALIQKFEANRLMQGCKVAQRAPPITHMFFADDSYLFSQATQGAAGSITNMLQLFKNASGQKVNYSKSSIFFSPNTDIATRASICSTLHMSEALEGSFYLGLPNIIGRNKNAVLGFIKNKVISRINSWDGKFLSYAGKEILLKTVIQSLPTYAMSVFLLPIGTCNEIEKLMASFWWKTKSSNGRGIIWMSWERLATPKEEGGMGFRHLHDFNLVMLAKQRWRLLCKPDSLAGKVYKAKYFPHTDFLSSDLGNNPSFVWRSIWGAKDLVKLGASRVIGDGKETTILGFPWLPSSSNRYVTSTHPGLINNTVNSLLQTNTSCWDIEAVRDLFSPKEADLILAIPLGINSRPDSWAWSADHQGTYTVQSFEQLQNTQDNDFICRAATLCWALWKARNNVVWNKLSSTVKEVMSTSSITLEHWRKAQDKSALLSLSFENNDDGAELWTPPVTNNLKINVDATLFPNDNSYGYGLVARDHFGKFIEAKTSQFSGSYPAEVVEDLGIKEALSWIKGKSWDNVELESDSLLSVQAIRSNQKMSSTFGIVIEDCRCWVLCPK